In Zingiber officinale cultivar Zhangliang chromosome 6A, Zo_v1.1, whole genome shotgun sequence, a single genomic region encodes these proteins:
- the LOC121997408 gene encoding chaperone protein DnaJ-like — translation MAREEQVPDSKAHLVEVICSAAAAFSACVHRRNAFEMPVFVDWYLILRIDEDVKVDVIRRRYRQLALQLHPDKNKHPKADEAFKFVSEAYACLSDKAKRQAFDCERGGHFCKECYERFNCRGHGNKPSHEKKHTRQTRLRQMQMRFREEFQVVERCLRVNQARRDESPLFDPYKQGLSSPGYPHSRQVRHQWHFSSACESPLYEMGNDKHLRTET, via the exons ATGGCGAGAGAAGAACAAGTACCCGATTCGAAAGCACATCTTGTGGAAGTGATTTGCTCAGCTGCGGCCGCGTTCTCCGCTTGTGTTCACCGACGAAATGCCTTTGAAATGCCGGTGTTTGTCGACTGGTATCTCATCCTCAGA ATAGATGAGGATGTAAAAGTGGATGTAATCCGTAGGCGCTATCGCCAATTGG CATTGCAACTTCATCCGGACAAAAATAAGCATCCCAAAGCTGATGAAGCATTCAAATTTGTCTCTGAG GCGTATGCATGTCTCTCTGACAAGGCCAAAAGGCAGGCATTTGATTGTGAGAGGGGGGGCCATTTTTGCAAGGAGTGCTATGAAAGGTTCAATTGCAGGGGCCATGGCAATAAGCCCAGCCATGAGAAGAAGCACACGAGGCAAACTCGTTTGCGACAAATGCAGATGAGATTTAGAGAAGAATTCCAAGTAGTAGAAAGATGTTTGAGAGTTAACCAAGCGCGCCGAGACGAGTCACCACTATTCGATCCTTACAAACAAGGGCTATCATCGCCGGGCTACCCTCACTCAAGGCAGGTCAGACACCAATGGCACTTCAGTTCAGCCTGCGAGTCACCTCTTTATGAGATGGGGAACGATAAGCATTTGAGAACTGAAACTTAA
- the LOC121997409 gene encoding lysophospholipid acyltransferase LPEAT1-like isoform X1: MASPGLTDLAGADGSESNSSLFPPGGEGDSATPKYDQPLLKPDSSPTAALASAAVPISSEELDRKYAPYVRRDAYGTMGREKLPLTEKILLGIAAVTLVPIRVVAGVLILVFYYLICRICTLFSPPSRENGQEDYAHMTGWRREVIVRCGRFASRAMLFAFGFYWIKESRRGLGNEVNEFERPGAIVSNHISYVDILYHMSSAFPSFVAKRSVASLPLVGLISKCLGCVYVQRESKSSDLKGVSGIVTERIQKSHKDYLCPMMLLFPEGTTTNGDFLLPFKSGAFLAKAPVVPVILRYPYHRFSPAWDSISGVRHVCLLLCQFVNHLEVIHLPVYYPSEQEKEDPKLYANNVRKLMATEGNLMLSDVGLAEKRIYLAILNEIFFLKKNKGRRKKCRNGAAIKTYIEQPVNQATSLARRRMQFGLSIFKFFCPYILCRSDGLDYILRYYGIFKMCMIFL, translated from the exons ATGGCGTCGCCCGGCCTCACCGATCTCGCCGGAGCTGATGGATCCGAATCTAATTCCTCCCTCTTTCCACCTGGAGGCGAGGGCGACTCGGCCACTCCCAAGTACGATCAGCCGCTCCTCAAACCCGACTCCTCCCCCACCGCTGCCTTGGCCTCCGCCGCGGTACCGATTTCTTCCGAGGAGTTGGATAGGAAGTATGCCCCCTACGTGCGAAGGGACGCCTACGGCACGATGGGAAGGGAGAAGCTCCCTCTGACGGAGAAGATTTTGTTAGGGATAGCGGCGGTGACGCTGGTGCCTATTCGCGTGGTTGCAGGGGTGCTGATACTTGTGTTTTACTATCTTATCTGCCGGATATGCACGTTATTCTCCCCTCCGAGTCGGGAGAATGGCCAGGAGGATTACGCTCACATGACTGGGTGGAGGAGGGAGGTGATTGTGCGATGCGGGAGATTTGCCTCTAGGGCAATGCTCTTCGCGTTTGGTTTTTACTGGATCAAAGAGAGTCGTCGGGGCCTTGGTAACGAG GTCAATGAATTTGAAAGACCAGGTGCCATTGTTTCAAATCacatttcttatgtggatattctCTATCATATGTCATCAGCCTTTCCAAGTTTTGTTGCAAAG AGATCAGTAGCTAGTCTTCCCTTGGTTGGTCTCATCAG CAAGTGTCTTGGTTGTGTCTATGTTCAACGGGAGTCCAAGTCATCTGATTTGAAAGGGGTTTCAG GTATTGTCACAGAAAGAATCCAGAAATCCCACAAAGACTATCTTTGCCCAATGATGTTGCTCTTTCCAG AGGGAACTACTACAAATGgtgattttcttcttcctttcaaatctGGTGCCTTCTTAGCCAAAGCACCCGTGGTTCCAGTTATTCTTCGGTATCCTTACCATAGATTTAGTCCGGCATGGGATTCCATATCAGGG GTACGCCATGTTTGTTTGCTTCTTTGCCAATTTGTAAACCATCTTGAAGTGATCCATTTGCCTGTTTATTATCCTTCCGAGCAAGAAAAGGAGGATCCCAAACTCTACGCTAACAATGTGCGGAAGTTAATGGCAACTGAG GGAAATCTAATGCTTTCAGATGTTGGACTTGCCGAGAAACGAATCTACCTTGCTATTCTGAACG agattttttttttaaaaaaaaacaaaggaagaagaaagaaatgtAGAAATGGTGCAGCGATAAAGACCTACATAGAGCAACCCGTTAATCAGGCTACTAGTTTAGCAAGGCGACGTATGCAGTTCGGATTATCTATCTTCAAATTTTTTTGTCCCTATATTCTTTGTCGATCGGACGGATTAGATTATATTTTAAGGTATTATGGTATTTTTAAGATGTGTATGATATTCTTGTGA
- the LOC121997409 gene encoding lysophospholipid acyltransferase LPEAT1-like isoform X4 encodes MASPGLTDLAGADGSESNSSLFPPGGEGDSATPKYDQPLLKPDSSPTAALASAAVPISSEELDRKYAPYVRRDAYGTMGREKLPLTEKILLGIAAVTLVPIRVVAGVLILVFYYLICRICTLFSPPSRENGQEDYAHMTGWRREVIVRCGRFASRAMLFAFGFYWIKESRRGLGNEVNEFERPGAIVSNHISYVDILYHMSSAFPSFVAKRSVASLPLVGLISKCLGCVYVQRESKSSDLKGVSGIVTERIQKSHKDYLCPMMLLFPEGTTTNGDFLLPFKSGAFLAKAPVVPVILRYPYHRFSPAWDSISGVRHVCLLLCQFVNHLEVIHLPVYYPSEQEKEDPKLYANNVRKLMATEGNLMLSDVGLAEKRIYLAILNDCITRN; translated from the exons ATGGCGTCGCCCGGCCTCACCGATCTCGCCGGAGCTGATGGATCCGAATCTAATTCCTCCCTCTTTCCACCTGGAGGCGAGGGCGACTCGGCCACTCCCAAGTACGATCAGCCGCTCCTCAAACCCGACTCCTCCCCCACCGCTGCCTTGGCCTCCGCCGCGGTACCGATTTCTTCCGAGGAGTTGGATAGGAAGTATGCCCCCTACGTGCGAAGGGACGCCTACGGCACGATGGGAAGGGAGAAGCTCCCTCTGACGGAGAAGATTTTGTTAGGGATAGCGGCGGTGACGCTGGTGCCTATTCGCGTGGTTGCAGGGGTGCTGATACTTGTGTTTTACTATCTTATCTGCCGGATATGCACGTTATTCTCCCCTCCGAGTCGGGAGAATGGCCAGGAGGATTACGCTCACATGACTGGGTGGAGGAGGGAGGTGATTGTGCGATGCGGGAGATTTGCCTCTAGGGCAATGCTCTTCGCGTTTGGTTTTTACTGGATCAAAGAGAGTCGTCGGGGCCTTGGTAACGAG GTCAATGAATTTGAAAGACCAGGTGCCATTGTTTCAAATCacatttcttatgtggatattctCTATCATATGTCATCAGCCTTTCCAAGTTTTGTTGCAAAG AGATCAGTAGCTAGTCTTCCCTTGGTTGGTCTCATCAG CAAGTGTCTTGGTTGTGTCTATGTTCAACGGGAGTCCAAGTCATCTGATTTGAAAGGGGTTTCAG GTATTGTCACAGAAAGAATCCAGAAATCCCACAAAGACTATCTTTGCCCAATGATGTTGCTCTTTCCAG AGGGAACTACTACAAATGgtgattttcttcttcctttcaaatctGGTGCCTTCTTAGCCAAAGCACCCGTGGTTCCAGTTATTCTTCGGTATCCTTACCATAGATTTAGTCCGGCATGGGATTCCATATCAGGG GTACGCCATGTTTGTTTGCTTCTTTGCCAATTTGTAAACCATCTTGAAGTGATCCATTTGCCTGTTTATTATCCTTCCGAGCAAGAAAAGGAGGATCCCAAACTCTACGCTAACAATGTGCGGAAGTTAATGGCAACTGAG GGAAATCTAATGCTTTCAGATGTTGGACTTGCCGAGAAACGAATCTACCTTGCTATTCTGAACG ATTGCATCACTAGAAACTAA
- the LOC121997409 gene encoding lysophospholipid acyltransferase LPEAT1-like isoform X3, with protein MASPGLTDLAGADGSESNSSLFPPGGEGDSATPKYDQPLLKPDSSPTAALASAAVPISSEELDRKYAPYVRRDAYGTMGREKLPLTEKILLGIAAVTLVPIRVVAGVLILVFYYLICRICTLFSPPSRENGQEDYAHMTGWRREVIVRCGRFASRAMLFAFGFYWIKESRRGLGNEVNEFERPGAIVSNHISYVDILYHMSSAFPSFVAKRSVASLPLVGLISKCLGCVYVQRESKSSDLKGVSGIVTERIQKSHKDYLCPMMLLFPEGTTTNGDFLLPFKSGAFLAKAPVVPVILRYPYHRFSPAWDSISGVRHVCLLLCQFVNHLEVIHLPVYYPSEQEKEDPKLYANNVRKLMATEGNLMLSDVGLAEKRIYLAILNGTLFQS; from the exons ATGGCGTCGCCCGGCCTCACCGATCTCGCCGGAGCTGATGGATCCGAATCTAATTCCTCCCTCTTTCCACCTGGAGGCGAGGGCGACTCGGCCACTCCCAAGTACGATCAGCCGCTCCTCAAACCCGACTCCTCCCCCACCGCTGCCTTGGCCTCCGCCGCGGTACCGATTTCTTCCGAGGAGTTGGATAGGAAGTATGCCCCCTACGTGCGAAGGGACGCCTACGGCACGATGGGAAGGGAGAAGCTCCCTCTGACGGAGAAGATTTTGTTAGGGATAGCGGCGGTGACGCTGGTGCCTATTCGCGTGGTTGCAGGGGTGCTGATACTTGTGTTTTACTATCTTATCTGCCGGATATGCACGTTATTCTCCCCTCCGAGTCGGGAGAATGGCCAGGAGGATTACGCTCACATGACTGGGTGGAGGAGGGAGGTGATTGTGCGATGCGGGAGATTTGCCTCTAGGGCAATGCTCTTCGCGTTTGGTTTTTACTGGATCAAAGAGAGTCGTCGGGGCCTTGGTAACGAG GTCAATGAATTTGAAAGACCAGGTGCCATTGTTTCAAATCacatttcttatgtggatattctCTATCATATGTCATCAGCCTTTCCAAGTTTTGTTGCAAAG AGATCAGTAGCTAGTCTTCCCTTGGTTGGTCTCATCAG CAAGTGTCTTGGTTGTGTCTATGTTCAACGGGAGTCCAAGTCATCTGATTTGAAAGGGGTTTCAG GTATTGTCACAGAAAGAATCCAGAAATCCCACAAAGACTATCTTTGCCCAATGATGTTGCTCTTTCCAG AGGGAACTACTACAAATGgtgattttcttcttcctttcaaatctGGTGCCTTCTTAGCCAAAGCACCCGTGGTTCCAGTTATTCTTCGGTATCCTTACCATAGATTTAGTCCGGCATGGGATTCCATATCAGGG GTACGCCATGTTTGTTTGCTTCTTTGCCAATTTGTAAACCATCTTGAAGTGATCCATTTGCCTGTTTATTATCCTTCCGAGCAAGAAAAGGAGGATCCCAAACTCTACGCTAACAATGTGCGGAAGTTAATGGCAACTGAG GGAAATCTAATGCTTTCAGATGTTGGACTTGCCGAGAAACGAATCTACCTTGCTATTCTGAACG GTACGCTTTTTCAAAGTTAA
- the LOC121997409 gene encoding lysophospholipid acyltransferase LPEAT1-like isoform X2 produces MASPGLTDLAGADGSESNSSLFPPGGEGDSATPKYDQPLLKPDSSPTAALASAAVPISSEELDRKYAPYVRRDAYGTMGREKLPLTEKILLGIAAVTLVPIRVVAGVLILVFYYLICRICTLFSPPSRENGQEDYAHMTGWRREVIVRCGRFASRAMLFAFGFYWIKESRRGLGNEVNEFERPGAIVSNHISYVDILYHMSSAFPSFVAKRSVASLPLVGLISKCLGCVYVQRESKSSDLKGVSGIVTERIQKSHKDYLCPMMLLFPEGTTTNGDFLLPFKSGAFLAKAPVVPVILRYPYHRFSPAWDSISGVRHVCLLLCQFVNHLEVIHLPVYYPSEQEKEDPKLYANNVRKLMATEGNLMLSDVGLAEKRIYLAILNGNSLPRVIRRKDD; encoded by the exons ATGGCGTCGCCCGGCCTCACCGATCTCGCCGGAGCTGATGGATCCGAATCTAATTCCTCCCTCTTTCCACCTGGAGGCGAGGGCGACTCGGCCACTCCCAAGTACGATCAGCCGCTCCTCAAACCCGACTCCTCCCCCACCGCTGCCTTGGCCTCCGCCGCGGTACCGATTTCTTCCGAGGAGTTGGATAGGAAGTATGCCCCCTACGTGCGAAGGGACGCCTACGGCACGATGGGAAGGGAGAAGCTCCCTCTGACGGAGAAGATTTTGTTAGGGATAGCGGCGGTGACGCTGGTGCCTATTCGCGTGGTTGCAGGGGTGCTGATACTTGTGTTTTACTATCTTATCTGCCGGATATGCACGTTATTCTCCCCTCCGAGTCGGGAGAATGGCCAGGAGGATTACGCTCACATGACTGGGTGGAGGAGGGAGGTGATTGTGCGATGCGGGAGATTTGCCTCTAGGGCAATGCTCTTCGCGTTTGGTTTTTACTGGATCAAAGAGAGTCGTCGGGGCCTTGGTAACGAG GTCAATGAATTTGAAAGACCAGGTGCCATTGTTTCAAATCacatttcttatgtggatattctCTATCATATGTCATCAGCCTTTCCAAGTTTTGTTGCAAAG AGATCAGTAGCTAGTCTTCCCTTGGTTGGTCTCATCAG CAAGTGTCTTGGTTGTGTCTATGTTCAACGGGAGTCCAAGTCATCTGATTTGAAAGGGGTTTCAG GTATTGTCACAGAAAGAATCCAGAAATCCCACAAAGACTATCTTTGCCCAATGATGTTGCTCTTTCCAG AGGGAACTACTACAAATGgtgattttcttcttcctttcaaatctGGTGCCTTCTTAGCCAAAGCACCCGTGGTTCCAGTTATTCTTCGGTATCCTTACCATAGATTTAGTCCGGCATGGGATTCCATATCAGGG GTACGCCATGTTTGTTTGCTTCTTTGCCAATTTGTAAACCATCTTGAAGTGATCCATTTGCCTGTTTATTATCCTTCCGAGCAAGAAAAGGAGGATCCCAAACTCTACGCTAACAATGTGCGGAAGTTAATGGCAACTGAG GGAAATCTAATGCTTTCAGATGTTGGACTTGCCGAGAAACGAATCTACCTTGCTATTCTGAACGGTAATAGTCTTCCTCGTGTTATACGTCGGAAAGATGattga
- the LOC121997410 gene encoding RAN GTPase-activating protein 1-like isoform X1, whose product MDPIVSEVLTRTFSVKLWPPSASTRATLLDNMTKNLSSETICSRRYGLLSKEEAYENAKRIEDECFIAASEHFQNEPDGDGSSAVQFYAKQSSKLMLEVLKRGPKAKENGEVTAVGGLAKTAETLLDISGGKRTFIEAEEARELLRPLTVQGNSYSKICFSNRSFSVEAAHVAAPILVSLKKQLTEVNLSDFVAGRPEDDALEVMKIFSSALEGTVLRYLNLSDNALGEKGVRAFGALLKSQKDLEELYLMNDGISEEAAKAVCELIPSTDKLTTLHFHNNMTGDEGAVAISELLNRSPLLEDFRCSSTRVGSNGGIELAKALETCTHLRKIDLRDNIFGVDAGLALSKAMEKLVHVTEIYLSYLNLEDKGAIAIANALKNFAPSLQVLDIGGNDITLNAAPALADCITAKKSLRKLFLFENELKDQGALVIGKALGDDHLQLEELDLSSNMIRRVGARCLAQVVSNKPDFKLLNINGNFIPDEGIDEVKEILKKGKTSEDVLGSLDENDPEGEDEEEEDGDAEEEHGQLESKLHLLKVKD is encoded by the coding sequence ATGGATCCAATTGTATCAGAGGTTCTAACTCGCACATTCTCCGTTAAACTATGGCCTCCCAGTGCAAGCACCAGAGCGACGCTTCTGGACAATATGACAAAGAATCTTTCCTCAGAAACAATCTGCTCCAGGAGGTATGGTTTGTTGAGCAAGGAAGAGGCCTATGAGAATGCCAAGCGCATTGAAGATGAATGTTTTATCGCTGCCAGTGAACATTTTCAGAATGAACCTGACGGCGATGGAAGCTCTGCAGTTCAGTTCTATGCAAAGCAAAGTAGCAAGCTAATGTTGGAAGTTCTTAAAAGAGGTCCTAAAGCCAAAGAAAATGGAGAAGTCACAGCAGTTGGTGGGCTTGCTAAAACTGCTGAAACTTTGCTTGATATTTCTGGCGGAAAGAGGACATTTATCGAGGCTGAGGAGGCTAGAGAGCTTCTTAGGCCGCTAACTGTGCAAGGAAACTCATACAGCAAAATTTGTTTTAGCAATAGAAGCTTCAGTGTTGAGGCAGCTCACGTTGCAGCTCCGATTCTGGTATCTCTTAAAAAGCAGCTGACCGAAGTAAATCTGTCAGATTTTGTTGCAGGAAGGCCAGAGGATGATGCTCTTGAAGTTATGAAAATATTCTCCTCTGCTTTGGAAGGTACTGTTCTCCGATATCTTAACCTGTCTGACAATGCCCTAGGTGAGAAGGGCGTCCGAGCATTTGGTGCACTTTTAAAATCACAGAAAGACTTGGAGGAGCTTTACTTGATGAATGATGGAATCTCCGAGGAAGCTGCAAAAGCTGTATGTGAGTTGATTCCTTCAACCGACAAGCTTACAACACTCCATTTCCACAACAATATGACAGGAGATGAGGGCGCCGTTGCTATTTCTGAGCTACTGAACCGTTCTCCTTTACTGGAGGATTTCAGATGCTCATCGACAAGGGTAGGCTCTAATGGTGGAATTGAGTTGGCCAAGGCTTTGGAGACCTGCACTCATTTAAGGAAGATTGATCTCCGTGATAATATTTTTGGTGTCGACGCTGGGCTAGCCCTAAGCAAAGCCATGGAAAAGCTTGTTCATGTTACTGAAATCTACCTTAGCTACCTCAATTTGGAGGACAAGGGAGCTATTGCCATCGCTAATGCATTGAAGAACTTCGCGCCTTCTCTACAAGTCTTGGACATTGGCGGGAATGATATCACTCTAAATGCTGCCCCAGCATTAGCAGATTGCATCACTGCCAAGAAATCGCTCAGGAaactcttcttgtttgagaacgAACTGAAGGATCAGGGTGCACTTGTCATCGGCAAAGCATTGGGAGATGATCATCTTCAACTTGAGGAACTGGATTTGAGTAGTAACATGATAAGGAGGGTAGGGGCAAGATGCTTAGCACAGGTAGTTTCAAATAAACCTGACTTTAAACTGCTGAACATAAATGGGAATTTTATACCGGATGAAGGCATCGATGAGGTAAAGGAAATACTGAAGAAGGGCAAAACCTCTGAGGATGTACTTGGTTCATTGGACGAGAATGATCCAGAAGGCGAGGACGAAGAGGAAGAGGATGGTGATGCCGAAGAGGAGCATGGCCAATTAGAGTCTAAACTACATCTTCTCAAAGTAAAGGATTAG
- the LOC121997410 gene encoding RAN GTPase-activating protein 1-like isoform X2 gives MTKNLSSETICSRRYGLLSKEEAYENAKRIEDECFIAASEHFQNEPDGDGSSAVQFYAKQSSKLMLEVLKRGPKAKENGEVTAVGGLAKTAETLLDISGGKRTFIEAEEARELLRPLTVQGNSYSKICFSNRSFSVEAAHVAAPILVSLKKQLTEVNLSDFVAGRPEDDALEVMKIFSSALEGTVLRYLNLSDNALGEKGVRAFGALLKSQKDLEELYLMNDGISEEAAKAVCELIPSTDKLTTLHFHNNMTGDEGAVAISELLNRSPLLEDFRCSSTRVGSNGGIELAKALETCTHLRKIDLRDNIFGVDAGLALSKAMEKLVHVTEIYLSYLNLEDKGAIAIANALKNFAPSLQVLDIGGNDITLNAAPALADCITAKKSLRKLFLFENELKDQGALVIGKALGDDHLQLEELDLSSNMIRRVGARCLAQVVSNKPDFKLLNINGNFIPDEGIDEVKEILKKGKTSEDVLGSLDENDPEGEDEEEEDGDAEEEHGQLESKLHLLKVKD, from the coding sequence ATGACAAAGAATCTTTCCTCAGAAACAATCTGCTCCAGGAGGTATGGTTTGTTGAGCAAGGAAGAGGCCTATGAGAATGCCAAGCGCATTGAAGATGAATGTTTTATCGCTGCCAGTGAACATTTTCAGAATGAACCTGACGGCGATGGAAGCTCTGCAGTTCAGTTCTATGCAAAGCAAAGTAGCAAGCTAATGTTGGAAGTTCTTAAAAGAGGTCCTAAAGCCAAAGAAAATGGAGAAGTCACAGCAGTTGGTGGGCTTGCTAAAACTGCTGAAACTTTGCTTGATATTTCTGGCGGAAAGAGGACATTTATCGAGGCTGAGGAGGCTAGAGAGCTTCTTAGGCCGCTAACTGTGCAAGGAAACTCATACAGCAAAATTTGTTTTAGCAATAGAAGCTTCAGTGTTGAGGCAGCTCACGTTGCAGCTCCGATTCTGGTATCTCTTAAAAAGCAGCTGACCGAAGTAAATCTGTCAGATTTTGTTGCAGGAAGGCCAGAGGATGATGCTCTTGAAGTTATGAAAATATTCTCCTCTGCTTTGGAAGGTACTGTTCTCCGATATCTTAACCTGTCTGACAATGCCCTAGGTGAGAAGGGCGTCCGAGCATTTGGTGCACTTTTAAAATCACAGAAAGACTTGGAGGAGCTTTACTTGATGAATGATGGAATCTCCGAGGAAGCTGCAAAAGCTGTATGTGAGTTGATTCCTTCAACCGACAAGCTTACAACACTCCATTTCCACAACAATATGACAGGAGATGAGGGCGCCGTTGCTATTTCTGAGCTACTGAACCGTTCTCCTTTACTGGAGGATTTCAGATGCTCATCGACAAGGGTAGGCTCTAATGGTGGAATTGAGTTGGCCAAGGCTTTGGAGACCTGCACTCATTTAAGGAAGATTGATCTCCGTGATAATATTTTTGGTGTCGACGCTGGGCTAGCCCTAAGCAAAGCCATGGAAAAGCTTGTTCATGTTACTGAAATCTACCTTAGCTACCTCAATTTGGAGGACAAGGGAGCTATTGCCATCGCTAATGCATTGAAGAACTTCGCGCCTTCTCTACAAGTCTTGGACATTGGCGGGAATGATATCACTCTAAATGCTGCCCCAGCATTAGCAGATTGCATCACTGCCAAGAAATCGCTCAGGAaactcttcttgtttgagaacgAACTGAAGGATCAGGGTGCACTTGTCATCGGCAAAGCATTGGGAGATGATCATCTTCAACTTGAGGAACTGGATTTGAGTAGTAACATGATAAGGAGGGTAGGGGCAAGATGCTTAGCACAGGTAGTTTCAAATAAACCTGACTTTAAACTGCTGAACATAAATGGGAATTTTATACCGGATGAAGGCATCGATGAGGTAAAGGAAATACTGAAGAAGGGCAAAACCTCTGAGGATGTACTTGGTTCATTGGACGAGAATGATCCAGAAGGCGAGGACGAAGAGGAAGAGGATGGTGATGCCGAAGAGGAGCATGGCCAATTAGAGTCTAAACTACATCTTCTCAAAGTAAAGGATTAG